A window from Vulpes vulpes isolate BD-2025 chromosome 9, VulVul3, whole genome shotgun sequence encodes these proteins:
- the LSM4 gene encoding U6 snRNA-associated Sm-like protein LSm4 isoform X2: MLPLSLLKTAQNHPMLVELKNGETYNGHLVSCDNWMNINLREVICTSRDGDKFWRMPECYIRGSTIKYLRIPDEIIDMVKEEVVAKGRGRGGLQQQKQQKGRGMGGAGRGVFGGRGRGGIPGTGRGQPEKKPGRQAGKQ, from the exons ATG CTTCCTTTGTCGCTGCTGAAGACGGCTCAGAATCATCCCATG TTGGTGGAACTCAAAAATGGGGAGACATACAATGGGCACCTGGTGAGCTGTGATAACTGGATGAACATTAACCTTCGAGAGGTGATCTGCACATCCAGG GACGGGGACAAGTTTTGGCGGATGCCCGAGTGCTACATCCGTGGCAGCACCATCAAGTACCTGCGTATCCCTGATGAGATCATCGACATGGtcaaggaggaggtggtggccaAGGGCCGTGGCCGCGGTGGCctgcagcagcagaagcagcaaaAGGGCCGAGGCATGGGGGGTGCTGGGCGAG GTGTGTTTGGTGGCCGGGGCCGAGGTGGGATCCCAGGCACAGGCAGAGGTCAGCCGGAAAAGAAGCCAGGCAGACAGGCGGGCAAACAGTGA
- the LSM4 gene encoding U6 snRNA-associated Sm-like protein LSm4 isoform X1 — MGIPGPERPAKGPGECCRLPLSLLKTAQNHPMLVELKNGETYNGHLVSCDNWMNINLREVICTSRDGDKFWRMPECYIRGSTIKYLRIPDEIIDMVKEEVVAKGRGRGGLQQQKQQKGRGMGGAGRGVFGGRGRGGIPGTGRGQPEKKPGRQAGKQ, encoded by the exons atggggataCCGGGGCCTGAGAGACCCGCTAAAGGGCCCGGTGAATGCTGCAGA CTTCCTTTGTCGCTGCTGAAGACGGCTCAGAATCATCCCATG TTGGTGGAACTCAAAAATGGGGAGACATACAATGGGCACCTGGTGAGCTGTGATAACTGGATGAACATTAACCTTCGAGAGGTGATCTGCACATCCAGG GACGGGGACAAGTTTTGGCGGATGCCCGAGTGCTACATCCGTGGCAGCACCATCAAGTACCTGCGTATCCCTGATGAGATCATCGACATGGtcaaggaggaggtggtggccaAGGGCCGTGGCCGCGGTGGCctgcagcagcagaagcagcaaaAGGGCCGAGGCATGGGGGGTGCTGGGCGAG GTGTGTTTGGTGGCCGGGGCCGAGGTGGGATCCCAGGCACAGGCAGAGGTCAGCCGGAAAAGAAGCCAGGCAGACAGGCGGGCAAACAGTGA